The Hymenobacter sp. DG01 sequence TTGGACAGCAGGGTCCTGCTAATGCTGCTCTACAGGAACAAATCAGGAAGCTGGACATGGCGCACGCCCGGGCCATATTCAGGAGTGATGCCGCCGCTCTGGACAGCCTGATGGATGACGACGTAACAGTTAATCATCCTACCAACCGCATAGTAAAGGAGAAAAAAGAGCTGCTGCAGCTTATGAAACAGGGTGTGATTCGCTACACCTCGTTTGAGCGCAGCCCCGAAACATTCCTGTTTTTCAAGGATATGGTAGTAGTGATGGGTAGCGAAGTGGTGGTACCGGCCGCAGGCGCTCCTAACGCCGGTAAAAAGCTACAGCGCCGATACGCTAACGTGTGGATGCTGCAGGGAAGTAAATGGCGCCTTACAGTTCGCCACGCCAATAACATCTGTGCTGGTATTTAGGCACCCGAACCGCGCAACAAGATTGATGGCCCCTACCCCCTCCCGTACCGGCTAATCTGGGGGTGTCATGTGCTGGATGTCGGGCACGCCTCTCTGTGGGTGAGGCTTGCTATTTGGACTAAGCATAAAGGGGTAGCATCGTCCCCACATAACGCAGGCATCTAGGAAGCTGCAGTTTAGATAAGGACGAATAGGCGGGGGAGAGAACAGCATCCTCCAGTGCTACTGGTTGCTGCCTACAAATTCATAACATTGTATTGCCGCCTATTCATTAGCTCAATGTCTTTTTCAAGTCCACTAGCTTCGCTCTATACAACTCTGCAATCCGTTCGTTTGAGTGCGGAAAACAACGCAACCTTGCTTCGCAAAAACGAAGCTGCTACCCGCGCTGCCCTCATTGACCCTATCCTACGAGCCTTGGGCTGGGATACTGCCAATGTGCAGATGGTGGAGCCGGAAAGAACTATAGGCGGCGAACTGCGAGTAGATTACCTGCTACATAATGCCGCTGGCAAGCCTCAGGTGGTCGTAGAAGCCAAATGCCTGGGGGCTAGTCTTGACAAGCACGGCTACGTGAGCAAGGTGCTGGGCTATGCGCTCGGATTCAAAGTGCAAACCGTTTTCATTACTGATGGCATGCAGTGGCATTGCTACTCCAACCTTCATAAAGGCAACACCGAGGCAACTATATTTTCTTTGGCTGAAGATGATCTGCTCACGGCTGCGCTGCAACTGATTCAGTGGCTGGATGCCGCCCAGAGCGGACATGGAATTGTAGAAGCTCCTACCCCTGATCTGGCGGCAAACCCAGTAGCGACGGAGCCTGCCAAGGCCCCAAAAAAAGCTATTGCTAAGACCTCAAAGTCTGTCACGGCTTCCGCGGACAGTTTCGTAGAGTTAAACCATATCAACACGCTACAGCTGGAGCCGAATCAGAAGCCGAAGCGGCTGCGGCTGCCAGACGGCTCCATGAGAGATATAAAATCCTGGAAGGATATTCTATTGGAGGCATGTGAACTGCTCCTTCAGAAAAATACGACCCTCTCGTTTCCTTTCCCTGATAAGTCAGGAAAGAAAACTGCTTTATTTTCTCGTCAGAAACCACTCAAAGGCAGCAGTTACGCTACTGTGTACCAGGGGCAGCCTCTTTACGTTTACACCAACTACAGCGCGCCATCTTGTCTGGCCAATGCGCTGTATGTATTTGGTAAGTTGTCAGACCAAGATAAGCAACAAGCCGCGGCAGTAGCTTTTTAGTTACTTCTTCAACGCCTTTTCCACTACCCCCTTCCACACAGCATACCCTGCCGGAGTCATGTGCAGGCTATCCGAAACGTAGAATTGTGGCTGCGGCTTACCGTTTGGCCCTAGCAGAGGGGTAGCCGTATCCGCGTAGCGCAGGCGTTTGGGGTGCTGCCGAATGTACTCCTGGATCAGGCGGTTGGCTTCCTGCACTTTAGGGTACAGCGCCCAGCGCGACGGACTGGGCTTGATGGCTAAGAACACCACCGGCACCTTGGGCAACTTCTGCTGCATCAGCTTCTCGAAGGCTAGGAACGATTGGAACACTTCCTGGGGGGTAGCACCCGAGCCGATATCATTGTCGCCCTCATAGAGCACCACCTGCCGGGGCTGGTAGGTCACCACCAGCTGGTCGAAGAGGGCAAGGGCATCGGGGAAGCGGGAGCCGCCGAAGCCGCGGTTGAGCACGGCCCGGCCTGGAAAGGCCTGGGGTAGCGCCGGCCACAGGCGCACCGATGAGCTGCCATAAAACAGAATGGGCCGCCGGGGCGGAGGCGTGAGACTATCCTGGCGGGCAAAAGCCCGTAGCTCCGTACCCCACGTTGTTGCCGGAGAAGCCGGCACCGTCTGGGCCAAAGCCGCGCCGGTGAGCAGCCACAGCAGCCCTAACTGTAGTCCGGTGAGAAGATGATGTTTCATCATGGGAGGCAAAAATATGGGCCGCAGCTCCCGGCAAACGGCTGCTCTGCAGTATAGTCATCTTTGAGGAGCCCGCATAAATTATCCAATAAGATCATTCGGCCGGAAGCAGCGACGTGCCTACCGCAGGCCACCGGAATTTGGGTCCAAAGCAATATTTATATAATATAAGCTACTTTATATGTTTGAAAGCTCGACTGTAACGCAGAGCAGCTAAAAAAAATTAGCCCTTTTAGCAGCCTCAACTCCTATTCTACCGTAACGGGCCAAGTACAGGATGGCAGATATGCCACAAGTTTGATATTTTCATTCCAAGTCTGCACCCCAAGCGGTAAAATACCCTTGTTGACTTTCACTTTATGAAGAAAACCCTACCCACGCTTTTTCTTTCCTGGCTGCTTTTTTGCCTTCCTCTACTGGCGCTGGCGGGCATTGAGCAGCCCCCTGCTCTCAACGGCCAGTGGAAGGGTCCGCTCAAGGTGCCGGGCGGTCAGCTCACCCTCATTATTACGCTGGTCCCACTCTCCAACGGCACGTACTACGCGGCCCTGGATGCCCCCCAGCAGCGCATCAACCGCATGCCGGCGGAGGTTACGCTCAAGGGCACCGATATTGTCATCAGCATTGAGCAGGCCGGCAGCAAGTTCGTGGGTAAGGTGAAGGATGCAGGGGCCACGTTCCAAGGAACCTGGACGCAGCCCGGCCTAACGGCTCCTCTCACGCTTACCCGCATGAAAGCTACGCCCCAACCCGTAGCCACCGGCAAGCCCCGCCTCACCCCGCCCTACCGCGAGGAGGAAATCAAGTTTCTGAATACCCAGGCGAACATTGCCTTGGCCGGTACGCTCACCATTCCGGCCGGGCCGGGCCCGTTTCCGGCCGTAGTGCTGCTCTCCGACAACGGCCCCCAGAACCGCGACGTGGAGCAACAGGATTACCGCATGTTCGGGTCGTTGGCCGACCACCTTACGCGCCGGGGCATTGCGGTGCTGCGCTTCGATGACCGGGGCGTGGGTAAGTCGCAGGGCAACAACCTGTCGGCTACCACCGCCGAGCTGGTGGGTGACGCCCAGGCCGCCATGGTATTTCTGCGGGCCAAGCCCCTCATCGACCAGCGCTACATTGGCCTGGTTGGTCACGGCGAAGGCGCCAACGTGGCCCTGCTGGCTGCCGCCGAGCAGCAGCCCGCGACTCCGGCCTTCGTGGTTTCGCTTTCGGGCTACGGCATTCTGGGGCGCGACGTGATTCTGCGCCAGCAGCTGGAAATTATGCGCCTGATCGGCTCTAACCCCGCTCAGGTGAAGGCGGCGCTGGAGCTGCACAAGGAAATGGTGGAAATCATCCGCCAAACCCCCAACGACAACCAGGCCCGCGGCAAGGTGGCCGCTACCCTGCGCTTCAACAACACCGACCTGGACCCCCACATGGCCCGCGCCCGCGCCGTGCAGCTTACTTCGCCCTGGTCGCGCTACTTCCTCGACTTCGATCCAACCCGCACGCTGGCCGCCGTGAAATGCCCAGTGCTGCTGCTGGGCGGCGGCAACGACCTGCAGGTGGACCCGTCCCAGAACATTTCCCCCCTGAAAAAAGCGCTGAAAAGTGCTTCCGTCGAGTCGCAGAAGCTGGCCGGAGTCAACCACTGGTACCAGCCCGAAATGAAGGACTGGCCCCTCGTGAACGGGGAGCAGCAGCCCGTTTTCTCGCCCAAGGCCCTGACCACCATCCGGGAATGGATTTTCGACAACACCGAGCGGCCCCGCCCCCTGCCTGCTTCCGCCACCGATGTGAAGGCTGCGACTTCCTCGGCCAAGGGCCCCCGCAAAGCCCCCAAAACTGCCCAGGCCAGCCGTTAGCCCTTTTGTTTTTACCTGGAAGCGCCGAAGCATAGCTTGGGCGCTTTTTGTTTTTGCCTACCCCGGAACCTCGCCCCAACGTTTAGGTTTGTACCCTATATGCTGGCCCTGCGCACTGATATACACGACATCCTCTCATTTGGTATGCTGAGCCGGCATACCCTCGAGATTCTGCGCCACAAGCATGGGGCCAGTGAGGGCGAGCTGTTTTCGGCTCTCATGCAGGCCCTGCGGGAACAGCGTATGGGTCAGGCCGACAAACCACTAGCGGGACCCCGTTTGGTCTGCGGGCCGGAAGAGCATATCTGTCGGCACTGTGGCGAAATCCTGCGGAAGAAAGATGCCATGAAGCACTTGTGGCAGGCCCACGACCTAGTAGTGCGGCATGCTCCTGAAGCACACTACAGCACCGACGTGCGACTGGCCGCGCTTTACCGGGAGGCCCGGGCCGCCGGAGCCGACCCGCAGGCGCTGGTAGCAGCCTGGGCCGCGGCGGAACAGTTCGGGGAGCAGTTTGCCGGCATCCGGGGGACGGGCGTGCGGCGCTACTTAGGAAGTGTTAACAGTGAATATCTTGCGGTATGGAGCAGATGTTAACCGAGGCACAATGGGCGCGGCTAGCGCCGCTGCTGCCGGGCCGGCCGGGCACGAGCGGGGGGCGAGGGCGCGACAACCGGCAGTTCGTGGAGGCCGTGCTGTGGCTGGCGCGCAACGGGGCCCGGTGGCGGGCGCTGCCGAAAGAGCGCGGCAATTGGCACACGACGTACACGCGCTTCCAGCGCTGGGCCGCCTCGGGCGTGTGGCAACGCGTGTTCGAAGCCGTACAGGACGAGGCCGCCCTGCACACGCTGCTGGTGGACTCGACCACCGTGCGGGCGCACCAGCACGCGAGCGGCGCGCGCAAAAAAACGGGCCGCAAGCCCTCGGCCGTTCGCGCGGCGGGCTGACATGCAAGCTGCACCTGGCCGCCGATGCGCGCGGCCGGCCGCGGCGCTGCCGCCTGACGGCGGGCCACAGCCACGACGCCCCGCAGGCCTTGCCCTTGCTGGAGGGCCTGGCGCCGGCTTATGTGGTGGCCGACCGCGGCTACGACTCGGACCCGCTGGTGGCCGCGCTAGCCGCCCGCGGCACGCAGGCCGTGATTCCGCCCCGGCGAAACCGCCGCCAGCCGCGGGCCTACGACGCGGCCCGCTACGCCCAGCGCCACGCCGTGGAGCGGCTCTTCAGCCGCCTCAAGCAGTTTCGCCGCGTCGCCACGCGCTACGATAAGCTCGATGCCCATTTCTTGGCCTTCATCCATCTCGCGGCAACCGTCGTCTGGTTACGTGATTGTTAACACTTCCTAGTAAAGCGCCGCGGCTACACCATGCTGATAGTAGGCAGTACTTCTCTCAATGGAACCTATCAGCGCCAGGACCTGAACCGCGACAGTCAGCGCAACGGCTTTACCCGGTGCTTGCGAGGTACTTTTCTGGTGGTACCTATGCGCACGTAGCGGGCAGTTTGAAATAAGCAGAAAATGTGTATAAGCTTATGGTTATCCACACACTTATCCACATTCAACAGAATACTCTGGGTTAGGTCCTGTTTTCTGTATCTAATAAGGCAATGGCTGCGTAGGCAATTCACCTCTCATAGCTGCTCCTTATGACTTTTTTTCGCTCATTTCTGTGTGCTGCATCCGGTTTGTATCTGCTGACGGCCTGCCAGGGCCGGGAGCAGGCCTACGGCACCGGCCCCGAAAATCCGGCGGCTGACAAAGATGCCGGGGCGGCCACCCTACCCCTTGCCGGCGTGTACGCCGATACCGTGCCGTGCAACGACTGCCAAGGCATTGCCACCCGCCTGACACTTAAGCCCGACAGCCTTTATGAGCTGCAGGAAACGTACCTGGGGCGCCCCTCACCCACCAACTACCGGCGAGGCCCATGGCGGGTACGGGGGCAGGTAGTAACCCTGGAGCCTAGCGGCAACGACCCCGTGCGCCGCTACCGTGTGGAGGCCGGACAAGCGCTGCTTTTGCTGGATGCCACCGGCAAGCCTATGCAGGATGACGGCCAAGACTACACGCTTAACCGTACCTCCGACGGCAACCTGAGTGAGGCCGGCGTCCGGCGCGAGTTTACCGGCAAATACATCTTTCAGCCCAACGCGGCCACCTTTGTGGAGTGTGGTACCGACAAGCGCTACCAGCTGGCTGCCTCCGGCGCTAATACGGAGCTGGAGCGCCGCTACGCTACCACCCGCAAAGACGCCGGCCAGCCGGTATTCGTGCGGGTGCAGGCCACCCTACAGGGCGGAAGCGGCGCGGAAGCGCTGGCAGTGGAGAAAATTCTGGAAATGAAGCCCGACGCCATTTGCCCGCAGGCCCAGAAGCAGGCCTTCCAGCAGTAGCTCTTCATTACTTCCTATTTTGGCCCCTTACCGGCCCGCGGAACTACCGTTCTGCGGGCCGTTGTCGTTTGCGGGGCCGTGCCGGGTGGATCAGGCCTGCTGCTTTTCCGGGGTCATGTCCAGCTTGCGCAGCTTGTCGGCCAGCACGGCCGTGGCTCCAACCACGCCCAGGGTCATGAAGCCCCCAAATACCACCGAGTTGACCACGCCCAGCAGCCGCGCCGCCACCCCCGACTCAAAGGAGCCGATTTCGTTGGATGACCCGATAAAGATGTTGTTCACGGCAGACACCCGGCCTTTCATGTGCTCCGGCGTAAAGGTGTGCAGCAGCGTAGAGCGCACAATCACCGATACCGAATCGAAGGCCCCCGTCAGGAACAGCAGAAACAACGACAGCTCGTAGCTATCAGACAGGGCAAACAGAATGGTGGCTACCCCAAAGCCAGCTACGGCCCAGAGCAGCTTGCGGCCCGCATGCCGCCGCAGCGGGAAATACGTCAGCAGCGCGGCCATCAGCACCGACCCAATAGCCGGCGCCGACTCCAGGTGGCCCAGCCCCGCGGCACCTACGTGCAGGATGTCCACGGCAAATACGGGTAGCAAGGCCACCGCCCCCCCGAACAGCACCGCAAACAGGTCGAGGGAAAGCGCGGCCAGCACCAGCTGGTTGCCCCAGATAAAGCGCAGCCCGCTCAGAATGCTTTCCTGCAAGCCAGGCTTTTCACCTTCCAGCGCGGGTAGGGGCCGCGAGGCAATAGCGGCAAACTGCACCAGCGCCACCAGCAGCAACACGCCCGCCACCATGTAGGAGTTAGCTACCCCCCAGGTAATGAGGTAGCCGCCAATGGCTGGCCCCAGCACCGCCGCGGCCTGGTAGGTGGTGCTGTTCCAGGTAACGGCATTGGCCAGCCGCTCCCGGTCGGGCAGCAGCTGGGGCATAAAAGAGAACAAGGCGGGCCCCAGGAAACCGCGCGCAATGCCGCTCACGAAAATCACGAGGTAGAGCGGCCATGTGTAGAAGGCCTGGCGGGAAAGCAGGGGTAGGCCGGCGGGCGAGGCCAGCAGCGCCAGCGCCAGGGCGCACAGCCCCAGCACCGCTACCGTAACCACAATAATATTCTTGCGCCGCACCGAGTCGGCAACGTGCCCGGCGTAGAGCGATACGCCAATGCTGGGAATGGCCTCGGCCAGGCCAATCAGCCCCAGGGCCAGCGGGTCGTCCGTGAGGCGGAAAATCTGCCAGCCCACCACCAAGCCCTGTATTCGGGTGGCAATGGTCAGGCAAACGCGGGCCGACACCAGCCGGCGGAAATCAGGAATCCGTAGGGCCGCGTAGGGGTCATGGGAGGAAGTAGAGGAAGCAGACATAGAGGGGAGTGCCTAAAACGCGCGGCCCGGCAAAGGTAGCCGCTACCAGCGGGTTGGGTGGCCCAGCCGCCGTACTTTTGCCGCTATGCCGGGCCCTGCCTACGCAAGCCCTTTTGCCTTCGTTACCGTATGCGGATAAAAGCGGGGCATCCGACCGGCACTTTACGTACCCGCGGCGCGGAGGTAGTTGCCCACACCTGGGCCCCAACGCCTCCGCCGCGGCTTTCAGCGTTTTCCCTACCCCCATGCCAGCTTCCGCTTCTGCCCCCGATTTTGTTGAGTTTCACCGCCGCGACGAGCTGGGGGTACTGGTAGTGCGCTGGACTCAGCCAGTTTCACCTCTGGCCCTGCAGCAGAGCTACACAGCCGCCCTGGCAGCTGCCCGCCCTACTCGTACGCGCTTTTGGCTGGTTGACCTGCGCCACCGTGGCCCGGCCAGCGAAGACGACACGCAGTGGGTGCTGTCGGAGTTTGTACCGCAGGCCTTTAAGCAGCTGAAAGGGCGCGTGTACTGGGCTTTTCTGGTGCCGGCCGCCCAGCTCAGCCCCGAGGAGCAGCAGGCGGGCTCCCCCATGGTTATGCATGATATGGCCCATGTGCGGCTATTCGGAACGGAAGAGGGCGCCCTGCACTGGCTGGCCGGCCGCCAGCACCACGACAGCGCCTGACCCCGCCGGAACCGGAGCGCCGTAGCCACAACAAACACTCATACGTATGTGCCTATACGTTCTGCGTTCTACCCTTTCCCAGCTGCTTTTCTATGTCTTTCCCCCTGATGCTTATTCGTTCTTTGGCGGTTGTAGCTTTCCTGGGCACAACCGGCGCC is a genomic window containing:
- a CDS encoding nuclear transport factor 2 family protein, whose amino-acid sequence is MKALPPGVLLFLATGVAFGQQGPANAALQEQIRKLDMAHARAIFRSDAAALDSLMDDDVTVNHPTNRIVKEKKELLQLMKQGVIRYTSFERSPETFLFFKDMVVVMGSEVVVPAAGAPNAGKKLQRRYANVWMLQGSKWRLTVRHANNICAGI
- a CDS encoding SGNH/GDSL hydrolase family protein, yielding MKHHLLTGLQLGLLWLLTGAALAQTVPASPATTWGTELRAFARQDSLTPPPRRPILFYGSSSVRLWPALPQAFPGRAVLNRGFGGSRFPDALALFDQLVVTYQPRQVVLYEGDNDIGSGATPQEVFQSFLAFEKLMQQKLPKVPVVFLAIKPSPSRWALYPKVQEANRLIQEYIRQHPKRLRYADTATPLLGPNGKPQPQFYVSDSLHMTPAGYAVWKGVVEKALKK
- a CDS encoding S9 family peptidase, with the translated sequence MKKTLPTLFLSWLLFCLPLLALAGIEQPPALNGQWKGPLKVPGGQLTLIITLVPLSNGTYYAALDAPQQRINRMPAEVTLKGTDIVISIEQAGSKFVGKVKDAGATFQGTWTQPGLTAPLTLTRMKATPQPVATGKPRLTPPYREEEIKFLNTQANIALAGTLTIPAGPGPFPAVVLLSDNGPQNRDVEQQDYRMFGSLADHLTRRGIAVLRFDDRGVGKSQGNNLSATTAELVGDAQAAMVFLRAKPLIDQRYIGLVGHGEGANVALLAAAEQQPATPAFVVSLSGYGILGRDVILRQQLEIMRLIGSNPAQVKAALELHKEMVEIIRQTPNDNQARGKVAATLRFNNTDLDPHMARARAVQLTSPWSRYFLDFDPTRTLAAVKCPVLLLGGGNDLQVDPSQNISPLKKALKSASVESQKLAGVNHWYQPEMKDWPLVNGEQQPVFSPKALTTIREWIFDNTERPRPLPASATDVKAATSSAKGPRKAPKTAQASR
- a CDS encoding copper resistance protein NlpE N-terminal domain-containing protein yields the protein MTFFRSFLCAASGLYLLTACQGREQAYGTGPENPAADKDAGAATLPLAGVYADTVPCNDCQGIATRLTLKPDSLYELQETYLGRPSPTNYRRGPWRVRGQVVTLEPSGNDPVRRYRVEAGQALLLLDATGKPMQDDGQDYTLNRTSDGNLSEAGVRREFTGKYIFQPNAATFVECGTDKRYQLAASGANTELERRYATTRKDAGQPVFVRVQATLQGGSGAEALAVEKILEMKPDAICPQAQKQAFQQ
- a CDS encoding MFS transporter yields the protein MSASSTSSHDPYAALRIPDFRRLVSARVCLTIATRIQGLVVGWQIFRLTDDPLALGLIGLAEAIPSIGVSLYAGHVADSVRRKNIIVVTVAVLGLCALALALLASPAGLPLLSRQAFYTWPLYLVIFVSGIARGFLGPALFSFMPQLLPDRERLANAVTWNSTTYQAAAVLGPAIGGYLITWGVANSYMVAGVLLLVALVQFAAIASRPLPALEGEKPGLQESILSGLRFIWGNQLVLAALSLDLFAVLFGGAVALLPVFAVDILHVGAAGLGHLESAPAIGSVLMAALLTYFPLRRHAGRKLLWAVAGFGVATILFALSDSYELSLFLLFLTGAFDSVSVIVRSTLLHTFTPEHMKGRVSAVNNIFIGSSNEIGSFESGVAARLLGVVNSVVFGGFMTLGVVGATAVLADKLRKLDMTPEKQQA